The Candidatus Liberibacter solanacearum CLso-ZC1 genomic interval GGGTATATGCCGATTAAAATCAGCGCAGTTATCCTTATAAGAAAATATTCTATAATTGAATCCCCTCTAAACATGTTTCTTTATAAGTCCTTTGATAGATATTTAGATGGATAGATTTTTCATGAAGATCTTTATTCTATCATTTCTATCTAAATTAATCTTATATAGACTAATATTAATTTTATTGTAGGAAGATCTATACGACAATTAAGATATGTTAATCCTACTAGTGGAATCAATATAAATGATTGTGATATAACAACAAAAAAGGATTATATGAATTCAAACGAATGTAAATTCCATAGATAATCCGTTTTGGAATATATTGAGGAGTTGTTATTTGGCGGTAAGATTGGCAAAATAATTATACCTCTTTCTTGGCCCAATATTCGGTGCGAGAACCCCGGATATCTTCTAAGCTTTTTTTCTTTTCTTTATCTAAGAAGTGAGAAAATCCTTTGATAATACTTTTTGGTAGTGATATGCCCCCGTAAACCATTGCTGAATAAAGTTGTATGAGATTTGCTCCTGCCATGATTTTTTCGAGAGCATCTTCTGTGGAAGAAACCCCTCCGGTTCCAATAATAACCATTTTCGAGCCAACACGTTGTCTCATTTTTGCGAGAATTATAGTGGATTTTAGGAAAAGAGGGGAGCCAGACAATCCCCCTATTTTTTCTTTATTGAGTGAATCTTGCAATCCTTCCCGAGAGAGGGTGGTGTTAGAAACAACGAGTCCTTCCACTTTATGGGAAATTGCTTCGGTAGCGATATCGTCTAATTCTTCCTCGGATAAATCAGGGGATATTTTGAGAAAGATAGGTACAGATTTTCCTGTTTTTATTATTTCTTCTTCTCTTGTTTGCATTACACGCGTAAGTAGCTTCTCAAGGTTTTGTCTTTTTTGAAGATGACGTAAGCCTGGCGTATTGGGAGATGAAATATTAATCGTGAAATAAGACGCGATTGTGAAAAATTGGCGGATACCGTATACATAATCCATAATAAAGTCTTTGCTATCTTTATTTGCGCCAATATTGACACCAATAGGAGATGAAGTTTGCATTTTGGAAAGGCGTGAAAAAGCAGCATAAGATCCTTCATTATTGAAGCCGAGTTGATTTATTATTGCCTGGTCTTTTATTAATCGAAAAACTCTTGGAGGTGGATTACCGTCTTGAGGATTAGGGGTAATAGTTCCGACTTCTACGAAACCAAATCCAAGTTTCAATAACTCCATAGGAACTTCAGCATTTTTGTCGTATCCTGCCGCCATTCCTAGGGGATTAGGAAATGATATTCCAGCAACCTTGGTATTGAGGCGGAAATCACTATGGATAGGGAAAAATGACAAAAGTCCTGATTTTAGAGCAATAATAGACAAACGATGTGCTATCTCGGGATCTAAGAATAATAAATTGCGCAATGCTAATTTATGAAGAGTGTTAAGTAAAATTGAATTATCTCCTACAAAAAATACAAAATAACAAAGAATAGACTGATATCTTGTTTGAGTGGAAAGCCTTTTTATACATTATTTAATTGATTTCATAAGTATATGATATGGGGATCAAGCTAAATCAAAACACCAAAGTAGAATAGCTTTTTGTGTATGAAGACGATTTTCAGCTTCATCAAAGACAACTGATTGAGGGCCATCTAGAACTTCATTTGTTACTTCTTTACCACGGTGAGCAGGCAAGCAATGCATAAATAATGCATCAGGATGAGCCATAGACATTAGCTTAGAATTCACTTGAAATGGCTCAAACACGTATTCTTCTCTAGCTCTAAATTCTTGATTCATAGACGTCCATGTGTCTGTAAAAACACAGTGAGAATCTTTAACTGCCTTTACAGCATCATGGAACAATACTACAGAAGCTCCTTGATTCCTTGCCCAGTTCAAGTATTCGCCTTGAGGCTCTGATCCTATAGGAGTTGCAATATTTAAGCGATAATCAAAGCGTACTGCCCCTTCTATGAGAGAGTTTAGTATATTATTTCCATCGCCACTCCAAGAAAACAGTTTTCCTTTTACTGATTCGCGGACTTCTTCAAAAGTCATGACATCTGCTATAATTTGGCAAGGATGAGTATTATCAGTTAAAGCATTGATTACAGGAACTGTTGCATGTTCTGCTAATTCTAAGAGGCGTGAGTGGTTAGTTGTTCGCATTACTATAGCGTCTACATAACGAGATAAAACTCTTGCCGTATCCCCGATGGTTTCAGCGCGTCCAAGCTGCATTTCTGATCCTGACAAGAATATAGTTTCTCCGCCGAGATTCTTCATAGCGACTTCGAAAGAAACGCGCGTACGCGTAGATGGTTTTTCGAAAATCATAGCCAGTACTTTTCCGGACAGAGGTTTTTCTTCTAAGTCATTTGCTAGGGGATTTTTTCTTTTTTTGGCGACCTCCATGATTAGAGAAAGATTTGATGATGAGACTTTTGATAAGTCAAGAAAGTGTTTTGTATAAGTCATGAAATGGACAATCCTCTATTTAACTGCTGGGTTATTATCATAACACAATATAAAGTGCATTTTAGTGTAATGATAATTTGATTGCAGCGCTTTCTATGCGTTTTAATCCTTCGCGGATTTCGTCAGCGGTCACTGTAAGAGGGGGGAGAATACGTACAACATTATTGCTAGCTGGTGCAGTTAAGAGGCGTTCATTTCTTAACTCTTTGGTTACTATTGCTGGAGAAAAAGCTGTTTCTAAGCCACTTAACAATCCTTGCCCCCGTACTTCTAGAAACACGTTTGGAAAACGATTTTTGATTAAAGTCAAACCTTCAAATAATATTTTGGAAAGATTACGCACGTTTTCAAGAAATCCATCGGATTGAATTATATCAAGCACTTTTTTCCCTATTACCATCGCTAAAACATTTCCTCCATATGTAGAGCCATGAGAGCCCATGCCCATGCAAGAGGCTACTTTATGTGTTGCTAAACATGCCCCTACAGGAAATCCTCCGCCTAATCCTTTCGCAATTGTCATAATATCAGGTTTAACATCAGCCCATTCGTAGGCGAATAATTTGCCGGTACGTCCACTTCCTGTTTGAATTTCATCAAAGATGAGTAAAGCATCAATATTATTACAAATTTCACGCAATTTTTGTAAAAATTCCGGTGGTACCTTGCGGATACCGCCTTCACCTTGAATAGGCTCTATTAAAATTGCTGCAGTTTCATTGCCAATTATCTTTTCAAGAGATTGGAGATCACAAAATTTAGCTTGATCAAACCCTTCAATTTTAGGTCCAAATCCTTCTAAATATTTTAATTTTCCACTCGCAGAGATCGTTGCTAAGCTACGTCCATGAAAAGCTCCTTCAAATGTAACGATACGAAATTTATTTGTTTTCCCTCTCGTATAATGATAGCGACGTGCTGTTTTAATAGCGCATTCCACCGATTCAGTTCCTGAATTAGTAAAAAACACTTTATCAGCAAAAGTGCTATTTATTAAATGATTTGCAAAAATATCTTGCTCTGTTGATTGGTAAAGATTAGAAACATGCCAAAGTTTTTCAGACTGTGACTTGAGTACGCTAACTAGTTCTGGGTGTGAATGTCCAAGAGAATTAACTGCAATTCCAGATGCAAAATCTAGAAAAGGAGTTCCATCCTCAGAAAAGAGCCATGATCCTTTCCCTTTTGTAAAGCGAATCTTTGCTCGATCATAAGTATTAAACAAGCAATCACTGTTATTCATGGAATTATCCCTATGGAGAATATATTTAAAAGATAGAAGTGACTAATTTCTAATTTAATGTTGAATTCCTAATTTTAAGGTATCGCTCTTTTGATTTTAATAAAACATACTTTTGACAAAAAGAAAATCGCCGAACTTATGCTATGAATAAGAAGGGTTCCAATTCACAGTTTTTTGCTACATGTTGACGCTTACATAAGATCCGAATAAGGTATATAGTTAATAAGTAGTTATCATACGATTTGTTAATTATTTGTTCTTTCTAGAACATCACTAAAAATTTGAAAAGGTGGGTAGGATACGATGGTTTGGACTGATGAAAGAATTGATAAACTAAAACAATTTTGGTCAGATGGTTTAAGCGCTAGCCAAATTGCTACACAATTAGGAGGTGTTACTCGTAACGCTGTTATTGGTAAAGTGCATAGATTATTCCTATCTGGTCGCGTAAAGATTAATGAGAATAGGAAATCTGCAGCTGAGGTTGGTCGCAAGGATTCAAATTCAGGAAACGCCTCTGCTAAGATTCGACAATCTTCAGTGGCTTGTATCCCTGAATCTATGTCGAAAGGGCGGGTTTCTGTTGCTGCCTCCAAACGGAAATCAAAGCCTTTGGAAAAGGGGGATGAGATTCCTTCGGGAATAGTTTTGCCTATTTCTCGTTGCCTTAGATTAATGGAACTTACGGAAAATACTTGCAAATGGCCTTTAGGAAATCCTCTTGGAAAAGATTTTTCTTTTTGCGGAAGTGATGCTCATAATGATTCTCCTTATTGTGATTACCATAAGAATCTAGCATATCAACGGGTACAAGATCGTCGTAAAATACAAGTCAATGCGAAGTAGTATAATTAGCCTTTGTATCTTTGTGCATATGATGTATAATCATGACGGATCTTCTTTCTAGATCAATAGTGTTTCCTAGAAATTATTTTGAAAATAATTATTGTATCTCAAC includes:
- a CDS encoding GcrA family cell cycle regulator; protein product: MVWTDERIDKLKQFWSDGLSASQIATQLGGVTRNAVIGKVHRLFLSGRVKINENRKSAAEVGRKDSNSGNASAKIRQSSVACIPESMSKGRVSVAASKRKSKPLEKGDEIPSGIVLPISRCLRLMELTENTCKWPLGNPLGKDFSFCGSDAHNDSPYCDYHKNLAYQRVQDRRKIQVNAK
- a CDS encoding aspartate aminotransferase family protein — its product is MNNSDCLFNTYDRAKIRFTKGKGSWLFSEDGTPFLDFASGIAVNSLGHSHPELVSVLKSQSEKLWHVSNLYQSTEQDIFANHLINSTFADKVFFTNSGTESVECAIKTARRYHYTRGKTNKFRIVTFEGAFHGRSLATISASGKLKYLEGFGPKIEGFDQAKFCDLQSLEKIIGNETAAILIEPIQGEGGIRKVPPEFLQKLREICNNIDALLIFDEIQTGSGRTGKLFAYEWADVKPDIMTIAKGLGGGFPVGACLATHKVASCMGMGSHGSTYGGNVLAMVIGKKVLDIIQSDGFLENVRNLSKILFEGLTLIKNRFPNVFLEVRGQGLLSGLETAFSPAIVTKELRNERLLTAPASNNVVRILPPLTVTADEIREGLKRIESAAIKLSLH
- the argF gene encoding ornithine carbamoyltransferase encodes the protein MTYTKHFLDLSKVSSSNLSLIMEVAKKRKNPLANDLEEKPLSGKVLAMIFEKPSTRTRVSFEVAMKNLGGETIFLSGSEMQLGRAETIGDTARVLSRYVDAIVMRTTNHSRLLELAEHATVPVINALTDNTHPCQIIADVMTFEEVRESVKGKLFSWSGDGNNILNSLIEGAVRFDYRLNIATPIGSEPQGEYLNWARNQGASVVLFHDAVKAVKDSHCVFTDTWTSMNQEFRAREEYVFEPFQVNSKLMSMAHPDALFMHCLPAHRGKEVTNEVLDGPQSVVFDEAENRLHTQKAILLWCFDLA
- a CDS encoding quinone-dependent dihydroorotate dehydrogenase, with protein sequence MLLNTLHKLALRNLLFLDPEIAHRLSIIALKSGLLSFFPIHSDFRLNTKVAGISFPNPLGMAAGYDKNAEVPMELLKLGFGFVEVGTITPNPQDGNPPPRVFRLIKDQAIINQLGFNNEGSYAAFSRLSKMQTSSPIGVNIGANKDSKDFIMDYVYGIRQFFTIASYFTINISSPNTPGLRHLQKRQNLEKLLTRVMQTREEEIIKTGKSVPIFLKISPDLSEEELDDIATEAISHKVEGLVVSNTTLSREGLQDSLNKEKIGGLSGSPLFLKSTIILAKMRQRVGSKMVIIGTGGVSSTEDALEKIMAGANLIQLYSAMVYGGISLPKSIIKGFSHFLDKEKKKSLEDIRGSRTEYWAKKEV